The nucleotide sequence ttgtttttttgcggCTGGCATTAGAATGTCCTTAGCTCtgatgaacattttaaaaatattttttgtaaaagttgTGTCCATTCCAGGCTATCCCCTATTTCAATTGTCTTTTACAAGACGACTGCTTAAATATTCTGTCAGAACTATGCATAGAAGCTCGGTGACTTCAAAAGGGCTGATTGATTTTAACTTGGAGCACTCAGttcttattaaaattaaataaagcagCTGTACCATCCTGGGAAAGAGCACCTCAGTTTCATCAATAAAGGGCAAAAGTGAATATAACATTCATGCCTGTGAATGGCCTGTAGTAAACTCAATGAACAGTAGAATAGTGAGTTCCATGGTGCCATTTCCACTGCCTCCTTACCGAAACACTGAGAATAAAGTTCTCTGCGGATAGGGCAGATGCCTGTGTGTCTGGCCTGTCTCTGCTCCAGCTTTGTGTCcagcttctcctccaggtggATAATGTCTGCTCTTGTACAAGGTGCACTGGATACCTTCTGCACCCACAGCTGGTTTCCTTCTGTCCATTCCCTGCAACATTGGTTGAGAGGTTTGAACCTGACAAATCGGTGCAGCAAGTGAGAGCACAGGTATACCTGGGTGGGAGGATGGCATCCAGGATCTCCTCGTTTTCCAGCTTGTTGCCTTCACTGGATGCTGTTTTGGATTTGGGGAGTGGTGGAATTGGTATGGAGTCAGTGGACTGCTGAGGGATCGTTCGTACTTGGCCCACCTGTTATGAGACGTATTCTGCATTGAGTTTATTATTCGTGATTCTAGAAGACTTTATCATTCAAGATGATTGCATATGCATTGAAAAGATCTCAAGTAATTGAAAATGAAGTGCAAATTCACTGATTAAACTTCTACAATGCTCAAAAAGCTCAAAAGAATCACTGCGGATTAACGATCAATCtactttaaatattaatttgattTAGATTCCTTTCAACAAGGTGACATGGCCATTAAAAATAGCCATGTCATGTTATGGTCTGCACAATCATGGGGAACATTGctgattttaaagtttttcagAAGCTGGCCGTTTAGAGTGCTGTATTTAAGCAAATGGAAAGGTGAGCGGAAGGAAAACGTGTGGTAGGTAAAGGTGCACAAGTAACAGGTGTAACCATGGACATTATATAATGTCACATATTATGTCTAGGGTGTAACTACAGACTTGAAATGATTGTGATGTTGTGTTCCTTGTATGAAGAAACCCTTAGCTAAgaaatttattctttttttctttgacaaaattaattttgagtttcatttcagtttcaatcattaaaattcacaaataaaattaaacaatgcctattcttatttttgtctgcaccatcaacaccaagtcaaattccttgtatgtgcaaacctacttggcaattaaacttggttctgattctgatgatccttcacacacacacacacacacacacacatatatatatatatatatatatatatatatatatatatatataaatttgtttttctaGATTAGATGCATATATTTACCATGCATTTGTGGGAAGATTTGTTTGAGTTCAACAAATCTTCCCTTTTCTTCTTGGTAGCACTATTACCATCTCAGTGTTAAAGTTGGCAACTTACCTTCGGATATCTTCCTCCTGAGCTGGTTTTGACCAACACTGGATTGTCATATTTCAGAAGAGAATCGGCTGGCGGAATCATTTTCCCCCTTCTCCTTCTTTAATGtaaggcaaaaataaagttCGTTTGGCCTTCAGACACGGAAATTTCGTTGCTCTTCAAGTTTTTAACTGTTGATCGTGTTGTCGTGGTAACAGTGTCCTCACGTTCTTGGTGCCCTGTCTCAAGCGCAGTTTGTTTTAAATCGAAGACAGCGTACAACGTGtctgatttttaattttatatatcaacaaggctttatttttttttattatactttattttgtttatttattttttggggaggggggcatATCGGATCTTGTTTGATAAAGATTTAGAACCGTAGACCAGTAGTAACAAGACGTCGGGGCGTTCGCCATATTGTGAGTGGCAAGCTGCCAGCTGAATCAGTCCAAATGTGTTTGGAGACGGGTTTCAGTGTCCGTCTGTTTCGTTGTTTTGTATGTTATAAGTTCATTTTTAGCATTACTATGCCTACTTGTGACCACTTATTCAAGGTGACAAAATACGCTTTAAATTACCTTAAATTCCTGATCAAACtgtaatttttaattattttatttagtaaatagATAAATTACGGGTGGATGTGAAACCAGTTAAACTTGATTTTCCACATGGTAATACTGTATTTTCTATAGCGTTATATTTTTACGTTTGTTTTGATACCTTGCGTGAAACATCCTTATAATAGTATCAACAACGGACGCCACAGTCATAGTTTGGCCTGTCGTGTGCAGCATATGTTGCATCAAAATCCCACTAACTATGACGGTGGCGCTGACGCCATGAGACGCTTGTGTCACGTGGTGCGCTTGCGCGGAGCGGAACCCATGTAGACGGAAGGCAAGTACACCATCGAGAAAACTTCTTTGTGACCCACAGGAACCGGAAGTTGTGGTTACGACGCAATACGAGAAGTTTAGTAAGgcagtttttttagttttgtgtaTCTCTTCTGCGCAGAGATGTACATTTAGTTGCGTTAAACACGGACTGTCACGTttatttttctctaaaaaaattaataaaacaatgacCAAAGAGAGACGACACCGAAGAAGGGAATCTCCCACGCGGGAGACCACAGTAAAGATAAAACAGGAGAAGCTGAGCCCCAGTAGGCCACAGAGATCACGCCGCTCGAGGTCCAGATCCAGCGGAACCTCGAGCCCACCGAGGAGAAGAGCGAGCAGGTACGTGAAATACGGCTTTATATTACcccacagtgtgtgtgtgtatgtgtcgGCTGGATCAGAAGAACAAATTGCCCCTGTACTTTGTAAGCTATCATTTAACTGAGGTGATCGGTCCGGACCCATCAGCGCAAAGATGCTGGTGCTGCGCTCATGAAACGGCATATTGATGTTTAGTGATTAGTAATTAATGAACCCTGCCACCTTGATCACGGACCAATAACACCGAATCTTTTAATAGTTGCTTACAGAAATGTAGCGAACGATCAAACGTCACTTCTGTGCGTTACCTGTTGCTACACTGTGTGCTGCAGCTTGTTGAGCAACAGTCAATCACAGTGTTTGAAGGCGTAAGGATTCAATCTACAAATCTTTTCTTCAGAAGCACGTACATGAAATGTTCATTTATGATTACTATGCAGTCATTTAAACCATCATAACACCTGGTTATTCAAGCTcctctggctctggaactgtTTAGACACCGAACCAAAtacttaaaattaatgttttgatGCATCAATGCAGTAAAGAGCATATGGGCATTTCTTGAGACAGTAAAATGCCAGCAGGTAGATTTTGTGCACAATTATTAGGCAAGTTACATTTTGCACCATATCATTTATATGCATATTTTCCAACTCCAAGCAGTATAAACTTGAACGCTTATTGGATTTAAGCAAATCAGctgatgtgtgtttgtgtaatgAGGGAGGATGGGGCCCAAAGAGATCAACACCCTTTATCAAGGTGTGCTAATTATTAGGCAGCAGCTTTTCCAGAAAAGAGATTTAAGTTACtctgaaagtatttttttttttttacaattttggaCTTTTCAGAGGGATGCAGGGCTCTTGAAATTGCCGGGGTATTCGGACGTGATCACAGAACCATCAAACGGTTTGCTGCAAACGTTCAGCAGGGTCGCAAGAAACGTGTTGAGGGCAAAAAAAGACTCAAAATATCTGTCAAAGATTTGAGAATACTCAAACGTGAAGGTACCAGGTAACCGTTATCCTGCAGTGTTGTCATACTCCAGAACTGCAACCTACCTGGAGGTAGGCTGGCTGAAACCCGACCACCACTGaacaaattaaagttaaaacGTCATGACTGGGCCAAAAAATATAAGAggtttttcaaatgtttatggACTGATGAGATGAGAGTGAGTCGTGATGGAGCAGGTGGATGGGCCTGTGGCTGGATCGGTACAGAGCTCCACTTCGCATCAGACGCCAGCAAAGTGGAGGCAGGGTACTGTGGAATGGGCTGGAGTCATTAGACATAAGCTAGTTGGACCTTTTCGGGTTGAAGATGGACTGAAACTCAACTCCCAAGCCGACTGCCACTTCATTTTACAAGACACTTTCTTCAAGCAGTGGTTCATGACAAAGTCTGCATCTTTCAAGAAGACCATGATGTTTATGCGGCACCATGGTCCATCGCGTGCGTCGAAGCACTCAACAGTGTGGCTAGCCAGTAAAGGCCTTTAGGGTGAGAGAATATTTCAGTGAGATAATCCAGGGATTACTTAAATCACCTGAGGCTTCTGGTCTTACACATAAAGAGGTACCTCTCCttctacttttttattattgtttctaCTTTAGATCATTTCCCCTCATTATATGGCTGCTTTCACGTTGAGCTACCTTTTACCAACTACTTTCTCCCAAGGTTACCTCACAAGCTGACGTTCGTGTCAGCTTGTGAGGTAAATTTTATCTTGGTTTCGCACACCAACTTGTACTTACACTGTACTGTTTTTAGTCGTGTATTAAAATCTCTGTGGAATTGCTCAAGAGTCTGTTTTGCACTTCACGCAGATCACCAGCCAGGGCGAGGAACCGCTCACCAGACAGAAGGGAAACGTCTCCCGTGGGAACAAGCAGCAGATCTCCCAGAAACAGAAGAAGTCGCAGTCCTCACCGTGGCAGCGACGTCAAAATAAAGCGGGTAAATTAGGTTTGAAGTTAAACGGGGCAGTGCCACAGTTGAAAACCTGTAACACCCACAAAGTCTCGAATATTTAAAGTTCATTATTAACATTTGGGATTGTGCACTAAAGTGTTCACGCCCATGAACTTTTCACACCGTGTCATGTTGGAAGGTCAAACCCCAAAGTATTTCATAGATGGGATAAACCAACAAAAAGGAGCGCATCACTGAAGTGGGATAAACGATTTACGGTttacagaacttttttttttttttataagaatcTTGAAAGTGTGGCATGTGTAAGTATTTAACACCCTTTAATATGAAGCCTCCAAATAAAATTCAGTCCAACCAGTGGTCTTCAGAATTCACATAAACAGGAAATGGAGTCCACCTCTGTGTAATGTAGTGTCAGTGAATCCAGCGGATCTCTGAAAGCCTCggatgtttgttagagaacattagtggacAGGCGGCATCATGGAGGGAACACCGGTTATGGTTGCACCGGTTACATGAGATGAAatctgaactttctgaccttcGTACAACATGCTGTACATCACCCTGAACCCCCCGTCATGAAGCAGGGAGCTGGCGCCGTCCCGCTGCGgggatatttttgtttttcccagcAAGGGCAGGAAAGCTAGTCCGGTCTGATGAGAAGACGCATCAGTGTAAATGCAGGGAGGTACAGACAGGCTGGAAAAGACTGGAGACTGGTGTGGAGATcaaccttccagcaggacaaccatgAATATGCAGAGCTACAGGGGAATAGGTTAgatccaagcatattaatgcGGCAGAAAGTCCTGGTTAAAGCCCACACCTAATTCTAATTCAGACTAAAGTTGATGTTTGCAGATGCTCTTTGTTCAGTCACACTGAGCTTGGCAACTTTGCTAAGAGGAATTGTCGAAGATTTCCCCAAATTGTTTCAGAATCTGCCTAAATGGCTGTTCCtgaaggtggttctacaaagtatcgACTCTGGTGGGACTGAATAGAAATGCACACcataattttagatttttgttatatataaaaaaaaattaaactgtctTGTGTTCCTGCCACtacacaattatgcactactttgtgtttatctttaaGGCTGCAAACATAGAGAGTTATCTACCTGCAAGTGTTGTAGTTGCATGACTATCATGTTGTTTAAGTTACGTGTCTTTATTCTATCGGCATGAAGTAGAAGCAGCAAACGGTGTAATGTCCCAGAACACATTAGGATCAcgctttaaatctttttttgatAATATATTACAACATCTCCCATTTGCTTTGTAAGTGCTGTCTTTTTAAACCCCCACAGGAAAAGGATGAACATAAGGCAGGTGGCGACGAGCGGAGACGAAGGAACGAGCAGTCGGAGGATAGACGCAGCAGGTGGGAATCGGACAGGTCGCGGGACCGAGAACGCAACAGAGACAGGAACCGGGAGCGAGGCGCTCTGGGCTCTCAGCAAGAGGAGCGCCGGCAGCACGACGAGCGCCGCAGGGAAAATCGTCAGCG is from Fundulus heteroclitus isolate FHET01 chromosome 3, MU-UCD_Fhet_4.1, whole genome shotgun sequence and encodes:
- the dnali1 gene encoding axonemal dynein light intermediate polypeptide 1 → MIPPADSLLKYDNPVLVKTSSGGRYPKVGQVRTIPQQSTDSIPIPPLPKSKTASSEGNKLENEEILDAILPPREWTEGNQLWVQKVSSAPCTRADIIHLEEKLDTKLEQRQARHTGICPIRRELYSQCFDELIRQVTIICAERGLLLLRVRDEINMTIATYQTLYESSIAFGMRKALQAEQGKADIEKRIEDLEKEKQELLKQLDEQKARCDAIERREKEKRQVEERKDNEEIQFLKKTNHQLKIQLEGMITPKK